From the genome of Ignavibacteriales bacterium, one region includes:
- a CDS encoding alpha-amylase family glycosyl hydrolase produces MKRYSIINLVIALIVVFTALQISKGEKLYLKETRYTKLIPDSAEFQEHSKELDKFYSDKKLGSFVENGKTFFRLFAPSSIQVKLCVFNKPDEKKYQEYFLNKDGNGVWEVVLNNNLHGKFYGYKVFHKGDDVFTSKVPICVDPYAKAVTSLTTYMNPRLAIVTKDEPYNWEGTNWIQRDWRDLIIYEMHVRDMTAHKSSGAKNRGSYKGLTEKGIRGGLDYIKSLGVNTVELLPAQEFGNIEIPYMDSLRGKFNTWNPYERNHWGYMTSNFFAPAAYYTESWEKMKWNKWIGEDGTQINEFKDMVKAFHKEGIAVVMDVVYNHLSEYETGNLKQIDKEYYFRLDANGNYIAESYCGNDLKTERPMVRRLIIESILYWMKEYHIDGFRFDLGKLIDWKTIEEIISEARKINPNVVFSCEPWGGGYDPEGFSKRGWSAWNDQIRNGVKGENPNNGLGWIFGHWYGNNSIDRIKSYVNGTLISDSLGLFQKKEHSLNYLESHDGFTLGDFIRIGSREVDPDIIIKDVDKNVRLTHYQMKLNKLAALFLLTSQGMTMIDEGQEFARSKVIPFNEKEKDKEKGKIDHNSYNKDNETNYINYKHAEINKELLNYYKGLIALRNKYDAFRRAEYKDIIFYEHPDSKFGLGYTLKHNKDTFIVLFNADQNKNLEFPLPEGVWSALVDKDLAGIKTRYVTGAKIILEPVTGAVLKLQ; encoded by the coding sequence ATGAAAAGATATTCGATAATAAACTTAGTGATTGCATTAATTGTTGTATTTACTGCTCTTCAAATATCCAAAGGAGAAAAATTGTATCTCAAGGAAACACGCTATACAAAATTAATTCCGGATTCAGCCGAATTTCAAGAACATTCAAAAGAGTTAGACAAATTTTATTCGGATAAAAAACTCGGTTCTTTTGTAGAAAACGGAAAAACATTTTTCAGATTATTCGCACCATCTTCAATACAGGTTAAGCTCTGTGTTTTCAATAAACCGGATGAGAAAAAGTATCAAGAATATTTTCTTAATAAAGACGGAAACGGTGTTTGGGAAGTTGTTCTCAATAATAATTTACATGGCAAGTTTTACGGATACAAGGTTTTTCACAAAGGAGATGATGTATTCACTTCAAAAGTTCCTATTTGTGTTGATCCATACGCGAAAGCAGTTACTTCATTAACAACATACATGAATCCGCGTTTAGCAATTGTTACAAAAGATGAACCTTACAATTGGGAAGGAACAAACTGGATTCAGCGTGATTGGCGCGATCTGATAATTTATGAAATGCATGTGCGTGATATGACAGCCCACAAATCTTCCGGCGCCAAAAACCGAGGATCGTATAAAGGTTTGACTGAAAAAGGAATTCGAGGAGGTCTCGATTACATAAAATCGTTAGGCGTTAATACGGTAGAATTATTGCCGGCACAAGAATTCGGCAACATCGAAATTCCTTATATGGATTCTTTAAGAGGAAAATTTAACACATGGAATCCATACGAGCGGAATCATTGGGGATACATGACGTCTAATTTTTTTGCGCCGGCTGCTTATTATACTGAGAGCTGGGAAAAAATGAAATGGAACAAATGGATCGGCGAGGACGGAACACAGATAAATGAATTTAAGGATATGGTGAAAGCATTTCATAAAGAAGGGATTGCCGTGGTAATGGATGTCGTTTATAATCATCTTTCGGAATATGAAACGGGCAACCTCAAACAGATTGATAAAGAATATTATTTCAGATTAGATGCAAATGGAAATTATATTGCAGAAAGTTATTGCGGCAATGATTTGAAAACCGAACGACCAATGGTGCGCCGGCTGATAATTGAAAGTATTTTGTATTGGATGAAAGAATATCACATTGATGGTTTCCGTTTTGATCTTGGAAAACTGATCGATTGGAAAACCATTGAAGAAATAATTTCTGAGGCGAGGAAGATAAATCCAAATGTTGTGTTCTCATGCGAACCCTGGGGCGGAGGATATGACCCGGAAGGTTTTTCAAAACGCGGCTGGTCTGCTTGGAATGATCAAATTCGAAATGGAGTTAAAGGAGAGAATCCGAATAATGGTCTCGGCTGGATTTTCGGTCACTGGTACGGAAATAATTCGATTGACCGAATAAAAAGTTATGTAAACGGTACGTTGATTAGTGATTCGCTTGGATTATTTCAAAAGAAAGAGCATTCGCTAAATTATCTTGAATCGCATGATGGTTTTACTCTTGGCGATTTTATAAGAATCGGTTCACGCGAAGTTGACCCGGATATAATTATAAAAGATGTTGATAAAAATGTTAGACTTACTCACTATCAAATGAAGTTGAATAAACTGGCTGCGTTGTTCCTTCTTACTTCTCAAGGAATGACAATGATTGATGAAGGACAAGAATTTGCCCGTTCAAAAGTTATTCCGTTTAATGAAAAAGAGAAGGATAAAGAAAAAGGTAAGATTGATCATAATTCGTATAATAAAGACAACGAAACAAATTATATTAATTATAAACATGCGGAGATTAATAAGGAGCTGTTAAATTATTACAAAGGATTGATAGCATTACGAAATAAATATGACGCTTTCAGACGGGCTGAATATAAAGACATTATTTTTTATGAGCACCCGGATAGTAAATTCGGTTTGGGATATACGCTAAAACATAACAAAGATACTTTCATTGTACTCTTCAACGCAGATCAAAACAAGAATTTGGAATTTCCTCTTCCGGAAGGTGTTTGGAGCGCTTTAGTGGATAAAGATTTGGCGGGAATAAAAACACGTTATGTAACCGGCGCAAAAATTATATTGGAACCAGTTACAGGTGCTGTTTTAAAATTACAATGA
- a CDS encoding PAS domain S-box protein has product MNPSLEKSFEHSTTEISFREIFEFAPIGVIIFQRDWKIKFVNKNFFRFNGVVVNTPQDIIGRSIFENRLFHEADIRDELNLLKKGETFEKEIVASHTLTGGKVSILLKGAPIIFNDEFTGGVLILEDIKIDAVKTHGSLIHSGDFQSFLGSFSDFFIVVDKEGIARVLPSTGIELFDFLFEPETGKSIFPSKKISSILFKKLLENVFANNKVISTQIPFIRNQREIPARVTLIPFSEGGLEVDWVILLVKDFSRESEHIGLSEEEITELTKYQQITATVIDGLIGTNKNGKITFWNESAYKLIGLTRSEVYGKFLGKIFSNIDEKYFEELKEHVRINKEWRGQFHIGEDESIADYYDVKIGIVGDGDDETVFLLCTPVTERVNQEKKIKISEERFRNIVTNSHEFICTLDLRGRITYANPHFLEVFQYSEKEIVNLEFPELIDSYYPIKEPFDFKSIAEKQLHTFELPLLTKAGQRIHVLSSFSSVEDINGSVQYYNVILTDITLKKESEKDLMLIRSVFEASQNGIVLLNKKRIALVNDSFVEIFGFRSASEILGMNPLDFIDAKDKERVAFLIEMAEDGKETPSRFYFTGRKKNFSSFEVENSVSTYEIENEKFAVWILRDVTEEKKAQNALTISEERYRSITENISESIWTAERQDGKLKAVFYTPAIKKITTYEDHEFIEDPTLWKKIIHPDDVDEVVDKLHKFYADPARYSDAIECRIIDTLGNIIWIEDRITLVRDSKGEIQKIFGIVSDISLSKRAEEELKKSAQNLKELNETKDRFISIISHDLRTPFSSILGFTDLLLNDKELDEEGKTQYIQYIQESSKSMLSLVNSLLDWTRLQTGSVKFEPERINAKELIEKSIQILSGAALQKKINLIPEMQKDFYVHADSGLLLQVFNNLISNAIKFTKPGGSIRVNAQANIEKKQVEFYVKDDGVGISKEDIPKLFKVDSKYTTSGTAGEKGSGLGLSLVHDIIQKHGGEIWVESETGKGTEFIFSIPVASANILLVDDLKTDRLLYSKLIRSLIPSYKILEAENGKQALDVIKHSSPALVITDHKMPVMSGYDLVKQLNMTELKYKPPVIVLSSDLNKSIEAEYKDLGVEFIFEKPVNLANFKNAIERSLRKAIFN; this is encoded by the coding sequence ATGAATCCATCTCTGGAAAAATCATTCGAGCATTCAACAACAGAAATATCATTTCGTGAGATATTTGAGTTTGCACCGATCGGGGTTATAATATTCCAGCGGGATTGGAAAATTAAATTTGTAAATAAAAACTTTTTCCGGTTTAATGGCGTGGTTGTAAATACTCCTCAAGATATTATCGGCAGGAGTATTTTTGAAAACAGATTATTTCATGAAGCGGATATACGCGACGAACTAAATCTTCTCAAAAAAGGGGAGACGTTCGAAAAAGAAATAGTTGCCTCACATACATTAACTGGTGGTAAAGTATCCATTCTTTTAAAAGGCGCTCCAATTATTTTTAACGATGAATTTACCGGTGGTGTTTTGATTCTTGAAGATATCAAGATTGACGCGGTAAAAACTCACGGATCGTTAATACATTCAGGAGATTTTCAATCATTTCTCGGCTCATTCAGCGATTTTTTTATCGTAGTTGATAAAGAAGGTATTGCCAGAGTCTTGCCTTCAACCGGAATCGAATTATTTGATTTCCTTTTTGAGCCGGAAACCGGTAAATCAATATTTCCATCAAAAAAGATTTCATCAATCCTTTTTAAAAAACTTTTAGAAAATGTTTTTGCTAATAATAAAGTTATAAGTACACAAATTCCTTTCATACGGAATCAAAGAGAAATTCCCGCACGTGTAACACTAATTCCTTTTAGTGAAGGCGGACTTGAAGTTGACTGGGTGATTCTTCTGGTTAAAGATTTTAGTAGAGAGTCTGAACACATTGGCTTATCCGAAGAAGAAATCACCGAGCTCACAAAGTACCAGCAAATTACAGCTACTGTTATAGACGGACTAATCGGCACGAATAAAAACGGTAAAATCACTTTCTGGAATGAATCGGCATACAAGCTTATCGGGTTAACACGAAGCGAAGTTTATGGAAAATTCTTAGGGAAAATATTCTCGAACATTGATGAAAAATATTTTGAAGAACTGAAAGAGCATGTTCGCATTAATAAAGAATGGCGCGGCCAATTTCATATTGGAGAAGACGAAAGTATTGCCGACTATTATGATGTTAAAATCGGAATTGTTGGAGACGGAGACGATGAGACCGTTTTTCTTTTGTGCACACCGGTTACCGAGCGTGTTAACCAAGAAAAAAAAATAAAAATTTCCGAAGAAAGATTCCGCAACATTGTAACCAACTCGCATGAATTTATTTGCACACTCGATTTGCGCGGACGAATTACATACGCAAATCCACATTTCCTTGAAGTATTTCAATACTCGGAGAAAGAAATAGTTAATCTCGAATTTCCGGAATTGATTGATTCATATTATCCTATAAAAGAGCCATTCGATTTTAAAAGCATTGCAGAAAAACAACTGCATACATTTGAACTTCCGCTTTTAACAAAGGCAGGACAGAGAATTCATGTTCTCTCAAGTTTTTCATCTGTTGAGGATATAAATGGAAGTGTTCAATATTATAATGTGATATTGACCGATATTACTCTGAAGAAAGAATCGGAAAAAGATTTGATGCTTATCCGCTCTGTGTTTGAGGCGTCTCAGAACGGAATAGTGCTGTTAAACAAAAAAAGAATAGCACTCGTCAACGATTCTTTTGTGGAAATATTCGGGTTCAGAAGTGCAAGTGAAATTCTTGGAATGAACCCATTAGACTTCATTGATGCGAAAGATAAAGAACGGGTCGCGTTTCTGATCGAAATGGCTGAAGATGGAAAAGAAACTCCTTCAAGATTTTATTTTACCGGACGGAAGAAAAATTTTTCTTCATTTGAAGTAGAAAATTCCGTTTCGACTTATGAAATCGAAAACGAGAAATTTGCCGTATGGATTTTACGTGATGTAACCGAAGAGAAAAAAGCTCAGAATGCTCTCACAATATCCGAAGAGAGATACCGTAGCATTACAGAAAATATTAGTGAAAGTATTTGGACTGCTGAAAGGCAAGACGGAAAATTAAAAGCCGTATTCTATACCCCTGCCATCAAAAAAATTACGACTTATGAAGATCATGAATTTATTGAAGATCCAACACTCTGGAAAAAAATAATTCATCCCGATGATGTAGATGAAGTGGTTGATAAACTACACAAATTTTACGCAGATCCGGCTCGTTACTCGGATGCCATCGAATGCAGAATAATTGATACGCTTGGAAACATCATTTGGATTGAAGATAGAATTACACTTGTCCGTGACTCGAAGGGAGAAATTCAAAAGATTTTTGGAATTGTAAGCGATATAAGTCTGTCTAAACGGGCAGAAGAGGAATTGAAAAAATCAGCGCAGAACTTAAAGGAACTAAATGAAACAAAAGACCGGTTCATATCAATTATATCTCATGATCTGCGCACACCTTTCAGTTCAATTCTCGGTTTCACGGATCTTCTACTAAATGATAAAGAACTAGATGAAGAAGGGAAGACTCAGTATATCCAGTACATTCAAGAATCATCAAAAAGTATGTTGAGTTTGGTAAACTCACTTTTAGATTGGACACGCCTTCAGACCGGAAGCGTTAAGTTCGAGCCTGAAAGAATAAACGCAAAAGAACTGATCGAGAAATCTATACAGATTTTATCCGGTGCCGCGCTTCAAAAGAAAATTAATTTGATTCCGGAAATGCAAAAAGATTTCTATGTTCATGCGGATTCGGGATTACTTCTACAGGTATTCAACAACCTTATTTCTAATGCAATTAAGTTTACTAAGCCCGGCGGAAGCATTCGTGTAAATGCTCAGGCAAACATTGAGAAAAAGCAGGTCGAGTTTTACGTTAAAGATGACGGCGTTGGAATAAGTAAAGAAGATATTCCAAAACTTTTCAAGGTGGATTCAAAATACACAACAAGCGGAACTGCAGGTGAAAAGGGAAGCGGGTTGGGGCTTTCACTCGTTCACGATATTATTCAGAAACATGGCGGCGAAATTTGGGTGGAAAGTGAAACCGGAAAAGGGACTGAATTTATTTTTTCTATTCCAGTCGCTTCTGCAAATATTTTACTCGTGGATGATCTTAAGACGGACAGACTGCTTTATTCGAAATTGATAAGAAGTTTAATTCCAAGTTATAAAATACTTGAAGCGGAAAACGGCAAGCAAGCGCTCGATGTTATTAAGCATTCATCCCCAGCGCTTGTTATTACAGATCATAAAATGCCTGTAATGAGCGGTTATGATTTGGTGAAACAACTGAACATGACGGAATTGAAATATAAACCGCCGGTGATTGTCCTAAGTAGTGATCTTAACAAATCTATTGAAGCCGAGTACAAAGATCTTGGAGTTGAATTTATTTTTGAAAAACCAGTAAACCTTGCGAATTTCAAAAATGCAATTGAGCGTTCATTAAGAAAAGCGATTTTTAACTAA
- a CDS encoding 3-deoxy-D-manno-octulosonic acid transferase, with product MKQFWYLLYNAIVIPLLKLSILVGQFFNAKIKTGVTGREKLFENLIIDLAGIDRQKKMVWVHSSSMGEFEQAKPIIERLRKEKDVNVLITFFSPSGYTNNLKYPLADVIAYFPYDTPIATSRFLNLVRPNIAIFMRYDIWPNMIWQLEKKKIPSFIVDATMRSKTPRKWFIVNSFHKSLYAHVTKILAVSKEDENNFRNFNINGEIIKAVGDTRFDRVYQKSLLAKEKKLFKDGFFKGKKVFVLGSSWESDQNVLLPAVLKLMKYDKQLITIIVPHEPTEQHLEEIENALKGEFDSIRFSYLNNYKNERLIIIDSIGVLLTLYTYGDVAYVGGSFKQGIHNVLEPAVYGIPVLFGPKHENSQEAIHLRKIGGGICIRNKKEAYKNLRKIFSDEQLRIKIGNIGSEYVIQNIGATSRILDEIYKFI from the coding sequence ATGAAACAATTCTGGTATCTTCTCTATAATGCTATCGTAATTCCGTTGCTAAAACTTTCAATTCTAGTTGGTCAGTTCTTCAATGCTAAGATAAAAACAGGTGTTACAGGAAGAGAAAAACTTTTTGAAAATTTAATAATTGATCTTGCAGGCATAGACCGTCAAAAAAAAATGGTTTGGGTACATTCATCTTCTATGGGTGAGTTCGAACAGGCAAAACCGATCATTGAAAGATTAAGAAAAGAGAAAGATGTTAATGTTTTGATTACCTTTTTTTCACCTTCCGGCTATACTAACAATCTCAAATATCCTCTCGCGGATGTGATCGCGTATTTCCCATATGATACTCCAATAGCGACAAGCCGGTTTCTAAATCTGGTGCGTCCTAATATTGCTATTTTTATGCGTTACGATATTTGGCCGAATATGATCTGGCAGCTTGAGAAGAAGAAGATTCCCAGTTTTATTGTTGATGCAACAATGCGTTCTAAAACTCCAAGAAAATGGTTCATTGTTAACAGTTTCCACAAATCACTTTACGCGCATGTTACCAAAATTCTAGCCGTATCCAAAGAAGATGAAAATAATTTCAGAAATTTTAATATCAATGGCGAAATTATAAAAGCTGTTGGAGATACTAGGTTCGACCGCGTATATCAAAAAAGTCTTCTTGCAAAAGAAAAAAAACTTTTTAAAGATGGATTTTTTAAAGGGAAAAAAGTATTTGTCTTGGGGAGTTCATGGGAAAGTGATCAAAATGTTCTTTTGCCTGCAGTACTCAAGCTAATGAAATATGATAAGCAGCTTATTACAATAATAGTTCCACATGAGCCCACCGAACAGCATCTGGAGGAAATTGAAAACGCTCTTAAAGGAGAATTTGACTCAATCAGATTTTCATATTTGAATAACTATAAGAACGAACGACTGATAATAATTGATTCAATCGGAGTTCTATTAACTCTTTATACATATGGTGATGTTGCATATGTTGGCGGAAGTTTTAAACAAGGAATACATAATGTGCTTGAACCCGCTGTGTATGGAATTCCGGTATTATTTGGGCCTAAGCATGAAAACAGCCAGGAAGCCATTCATTTAAGAAAAATCGGCGGGGGAATTTGCATACGCAACAAAAAAGAAGCATATAAAAATTTACGTAAGATTTTCAGCGATGAGCAGTTACGGATAAAAATTGGCAATATCGGTTCCGAATATGTAATTCAGAATATAGGCGCTACTTCAAGAATTTTAGACGAAATTTATAAATTCATCTAA
- a CDS encoding glycosyltransferase family 9 protein: protein MPDKQINKILIIRLSSLGDILLSTPVIRSIKRKFSASQIDFVVKKQFKDALLYNPNISNLIIYEKENAKQLKNNLKIGKYDLVIDLQNNFRSNNLTSGIRVQIRRFKKPSMRKLLLVWFKINFLKNIKTISERYAETAGVDIDNNELELFFPQDIKTELNDDKNYIGLCPGSKHFTKRWPSEYFIELGNKLAEQGFIIVLLGGKDDKELCETISAKIEGSINLQNEDLLLQTAAEMKHCKVIITNDSGLMHAASAVGITLISIFGSTVREFGFMPTGQQNLILENKLLSCRPCSHIGRSSCPKKHFKCMKEITPEFVLSQINNIQVGI, encoded by the coding sequence GTGCCCGACAAACAAATAAATAAAATTCTAATCATCCGGCTGAGTTCACTCGGGGATATACTACTTTCAACTCCCGTTATTAGGTCAATAAAACGGAAATTTTCCGCTTCACAAATTGATTTTGTGGTAAAAAAGCAGTTCAAAGATGCATTGTTATATAACCCGAATATCTCCAATCTTATCATTTATGAAAAGGAAAATGCAAAGCAGCTCAAAAATAATTTGAAAATAGGGAAATATGATTTGGTAATTGATCTTCAGAATAATTTTAGAAGTAATAATCTGACAAGTGGAATAAGAGTACAAATTCGGAGGTTTAAAAAACCTTCAATGCGGAAACTTCTTCTAGTTTGGTTTAAGATAAACTTTTTGAAAAATATTAAAACAATTTCTGAAAGGTATGCTGAAACTGCCGGAGTTGATATTGACAATAATGAATTAGAATTATTTTTTCCGCAGGATATTAAAACTGAACTTAATGATGATAAAAATTATATCGGCTTATGTCCGGGATCTAAACATTTTACAAAACGTTGGCCATCCGAATATTTTATTGAACTTGGGAATAAATTGGCTGAGCAGGGATTCATTATAGTTTTATTGGGCGGAAAAGACGACAAAGAACTTTGTGAAACAATCTCAGCTAAAATTGAAGGATCTATTAATCTACAGAATGAAGATCTCTTGCTTCAAACAGCTGCAGAAATGAAACATTGTAAAGTAATTATAACAAATGATTCCGGATTAATGCACGCCGCATCTGCTGTTGGTATTACGTTAATCTCTATTTTTGGATCAACTGTTAGAGAGTTTGGATTTATGCCGACGGGGCAGCAAAATTTAATCTTAGAAAATAAATTGTTATCTTGCCGCCCGTGCAGCCACATTGGAAGATCAAGCTGCCCCAAAAAACATTTCAAATGTATGAAAGAAATTACACCCGAGTTTGTACTTAGTCAGATTAATAATATTCAAGTAGGTATATGA
- the fbp gene encoding class 1 fructose-bisphosphatase, which produces MATKRFMTLPRHIEEGEKEHPEATGELSTILLQLGLAAKLISLEVNKAGLAEILGFTGDENVHGEKVKKLDIYAHEMLIKAMDHGGHFCVMASEEEEDIIHLPPHQKIGKYVLLFDPLDGSSNIDANISIGTIFSIYKRISLGNGPGTLEDCLQEGYKQVVAGYIVYGSSTMLVYTAGHGHGVHGFTLDPAFGEFLLSHDNIRIPNHGRIYSLNEGNYFSWPQGLKNYIKYLQANMFEGKPYQARYVGSMVADIHRTLLYGGIFIYPGDRRNLKGKLRLMYECNPMAFIMEEAGGRATDGKKRILELQPESLHQRTPIYIGSEEDVLLVEKYLLEGEDRY; this is translated from the coding sequence ATGGCTACAAAAAGATTTATGACATTACCCCGCCATATTGAGGAAGGCGAAAAAGAACATCCGGAAGCAACGGGCGAACTTTCTACAATCCTTCTGCAGCTCGGTCTTGCTGCAAAATTAATTTCACTCGAGGTTAACAAAGCTGGGCTGGCAGAAATATTAGGGTTCACAGGCGACGAGAACGTTCACGGCGAAAAAGTTAAAAAGCTTGATATCTACGCACATGAAATGCTGATAAAAGCAATGGATCATGGCGGTCATTTTTGTGTTATGGCATCTGAAGAAGAAGAAGATATTATTCATCTCCCGCCGCACCAGAAAATCGGAAAATATGTTTTGCTTTTTGATCCTCTTGACGGTTCATCAAATATTGACGCAAATATAAGTATCGGTACAATCTTTTCGATCTATAAAAGGATTAGCCTTGGCAATGGACCGGGTACATTAGAAGATTGTTTGCAGGAAGGATATAAGCAGGTTGTCGCTGGTTATATTGTCTACGGTTCGAGTACAATGCTCGTCTACACTGCTGGTCATGGTCATGGAGTTCACGGATTTACTCTTGATCCGGCATTCGGAGAATTTCTTCTTTCTCACGACAATATTAGAATTCCTAATCACGGCAGAATTTATAGTCTGAATGAAGGAAACTATTTTTCGTGGCCTCAAGGTTTGAAAAATTATATTAAATATCTTCAGGCGAATATGTTTGAAGGTAAACCGTATCAAGCGCGCTATGTTGGCTCTATGGTTGCAGATATTCACCGTACTCTTTTATACGGCGGAATTTTTATTTATCCCGGCGATAGAAGAAATTTGAAAGGTAAACTGCGGTTAATGTATGAATGCAATCCGATGGCTTTTATAATGGAGGAAGCAGGCGGGCGGGCAACCGACGGTAAAAAAAGAATTTTGGAGTTGCAGCCCGAAAGTCTGCATCAAAGAACTCCAATCTATATCGGCAGTGAAGAAGATGTTTTGCTTGTCGAGAAATATTTACTCGAAGGCGAAGACAGATACTAA
- a CDS encoding ABC transporter ATP-binding protein codes for MAEQPKDDEILGKAYDSQLMRRLLKYIKPYKKYIIPAIILNIVVAALGPFRVLLTKIAFDDNIKNKDFHGLMIVCIVLLVTLILQAMIQYFLTYYTELTGQRIVYDLRVQIFSHVQKLALRYFDKTPVGRTVTRVTNDVDSLNEMFSSGIVSIFSDIFIIVWIFIFMFWMSWDLALVTLSVLPALIYATFLFRKKVRETYRDIRKHLARLNSYMQERVTGMNVVQIFAKEKEELQKFTSINYDNKVVNIKSIFYYAVFFPVVELLSAISMALIIWYGGGEVIQSRATIGILFAFLQFTEMFWRPIRDLSDKYNILQTAMASSERIFNLLDDKTIIKNPENPVSINNFRGEIEFNNVWFAYNPGEYVLKNLSFKINPGERIAIVGATGAGKTSIINIFTRFYDIEKGSITLDGIDIRTLDIGDLRKHIAVVLQDVFLFSGNIKSNINLGNKNISDSEIVEAAKTVGAHKFISNLPNGYDEEVKEKGATLSVGQKQLISFARALAFNPQILILDEATSSVDTETEQLIQNAIEKLLIGRTSIVIAHRLSTIQNADKIFVMHKGELKEEGTHQGLLAKRGIYYRLYQLQYKDQEIIKNA; via the coding sequence ATGGCAGAACAACCAAAAGATGATGAGATACTCGGCAAAGCGTATGACTCCCAGTTGATGCGGCGATTGTTAAAGTATATTAAACCGTATAAGAAATATATTATTCCCGCAATTATTCTGAATATTGTCGTTGCGGCACTCGGACCGTTCCGTGTGTTATTAACAAAGATTGCGTTTGATGATAATATAAAGAATAAAGATTTTCACGGCTTGATGATAGTGTGCATTGTACTTCTGGTGACTCTTATCCTCCAGGCGATGATACAATATTTTCTTACGTACTACACAGAACTTACTGGGCAGAGGATAGTTTATGATCTTCGTGTTCAAATTTTTTCTCATGTACAGAAACTTGCTTTAAGATATTTTGATAAAACACCGGTAGGAAGAACCGTAACCCGTGTTACAAATGATGTGGATTCTCTCAACGAAATGTTTTCATCGGGAATTGTCTCGATTTTCAGCGATATCTTCATAATAGTTTGGATTTTCATCTTCATGTTTTGGATGTCCTGGGATCTTGCTCTTGTAACCCTTTCAGTTCTTCCGGCATTAATATATGCCACATTTTTATTTCGCAAAAAAGTAAGAGAAACATATAGAGATATCCGTAAACATCTTGCAAGACTGAATTCTTACATGCAAGAACGTGTCACCGGGATGAATGTTGTTCAGATTTTTGCAAAGGAGAAAGAAGAACTACAAAAATTTACCTCTATCAATTATGATAATAAAGTTGTAAACATAAAATCGATTTTTTATTACGCTGTTTTTTTCCCGGTTGTTGAATTACTTAGCGCGATTTCTATGGCTTTAATAATTTGGTATGGGGGTGGTGAAGTAATTCAAAGCCGCGCAACTATTGGAATTCTTTTTGCATTCTTACAATTCACGGAAATGTTCTGGCGACCGATTCGCGATCTTTCCGATAAATACAATATTTTACAGACAGCAATGGCGTCTTCGGAAAGAATATTTAATCTTCTTGATGATAAAACAATTATTAAGAATCCCGAGAATCCAGTAAGCATAAATAATTTCCGCGGTGAGATTGAATTTAATAATGTCTGGTTCGCCTATAATCCCGGTGAATATGTATTGAAAAATCTTTCATTCAAGATTAATCCGGGTGAAAGGATAGCGATCGTAGGCGCGACGGGAGCCGGCAAGACGAGCATCATCAATATTTTTACCAGATTTTATGATATCGAAAAAGGAAGCATCACTTTAGATGGAATTGATATACGGACTCTGGATATTGGAGATTTAAGGAAACATATAGCTGTTGTTTTGCAAGATGTCTTTCTTTTTAGCGGTAATATTAAATCAAATATTAATCTGGGTAATAAAAATATCTCTGATTCGGAAATTGTTGAAGCAGCAAAGACAGTCGGTGCTCATAAATTTATATCCAATCTGCCAAATGGTTATGATGAGGAAGTAAAAGAAAAAGGCGCTACACTTAGTGTAGGACAAAAACAATTGATCTCTTTTGCACGGGCGCTTGCTTTTAATCCTCAAATACTTATTTTGGACGAAGCAACATCAAGTGTAGATACGGAGACGGAACAATTAATTCAAAACGCTATTGAAAAACTTTTAATAGGCAGAACATCAATAGTAATTGCTCATCGTCTCTCAACTATACAGAATGCGGATAAAATATTTGTTATGCATAAAGGCGAATTGAAAGAAGAAGGAACACATCAAGGACTTCTCGCTAAGAGAGGAATCTATTATAGACTTTATCAGTTACAGTACAAAGATCAGGAAATAATTAAAAACGCTTAA